One stretch of Roseimicrobium sp. ORNL1 DNA includes these proteins:
- a CDS encoding glutamine amidotransferase: MDFYSTLQPALPVALIAGLGGCAAVVAVMAAMRGRPLRPSWLQAPVLVLRLGTIALLTFILLNPSVNVSTPTKTSHSAVLLDASASMTLAGTESGTRWEEALKWTHDLGASLKSAGLPEPEMHRFAGDSTIISAAMLQADSNLPNGQQTKLAGALEKLASSGSGTSIDHVIVVSDGCTQDASRLSAALGGLHDAGIRVSTKVVGRDVPARNATLLSVLPPRMVRAQSRVIVPVELEAGGVTPNENFELILRDEEGAEVARQPVRFSSPSPDSGFATASRKVSFVTPAQTARYTLELSGPGTEATLEDNRFSFTLEVVTTKLRVLLAEGTHAKRSLGSEGHFVNDIEMITAACTGTGEIECVTFTPVSQYVDKPNLFAVKFANGEMLVDSSRPFPTTREELHSYDVIMVSDVPVGNFSPEQMQWVVDWVVERGGGFLMAGGNTAFDTGNYDRTPWEKITPVDMLDYGDGHYGKALEVTIPLSVRTHPIWQMTPDAKENAAILDTHPKFGGMNRVRRAKPGATVLAVVQDEPEQPVIAAQNYGRGRSIAYLPDPNGGWGEYVIRWSSDNAPTLGDRIELGQGASLTTHPSEARAPATPRPPHPSPYYAAFWVNTMKWLAENSIRWRRDKLSGKILAAQARPGTPLPVAAEFLAESDPAKIAVQEIGARLDVPGSPRVRLIYDRDRREFTGTLSVPADLTVKEVQVLFDTTAGRESLTDAVHCGVLVQNSEYTRSAPDVTLMTELAQAGGGTVLTTPESAVAACRAASEARAARDARAWPAPIWSRWPWWSAVLALLSLEWVLRRAGRYTPRTPVSTSA; the protein is encoded by the coding sequence ATGGACTTTTACTCCACACTTCAACCCGCTTTGCCCGTCGCGCTGATCGCCGGTCTGGGCGGTTGTGCTGCCGTGGTCGCAGTGATGGCGGCGATGCGAGGCAGGCCGCTGCGTCCCTCATGGCTTCAAGCTCCTGTTCTCGTGTTGCGGCTCGGAACCATCGCCTTGCTCACCTTCATCCTGCTGAATCCTTCGGTGAATGTAAGCACTCCCACGAAGACGTCACACAGTGCGGTGCTGCTGGATGCCTCTGCCAGCATGACGCTCGCGGGAACGGAAAGCGGCACGCGATGGGAAGAAGCGCTGAAGTGGACGCACGACCTGGGTGCGTCCTTGAAGTCCGCAGGATTGCCCGAGCCAGAGATGCATCGGTTCGCGGGAGATTCCACCATCATCTCTGCTGCCATGCTGCAGGCGGACAGCAACCTGCCAAATGGCCAACAGACCAAGCTCGCAGGAGCGTTGGAAAAACTGGCAAGCAGCGGAAGTGGCACGAGCATCGACCACGTGATTGTCGTGTCTGATGGCTGCACCCAGGACGCATCCCGCCTCAGCGCTGCCCTGGGAGGTCTGCATGATGCGGGCATCCGCGTCTCCACGAAAGTGGTGGGTCGCGATGTCCCAGCCCGGAATGCGACACTCCTCTCCGTGCTCCCACCGCGCATGGTGCGAGCGCAATCACGCGTGATCGTACCCGTGGAACTGGAGGCGGGCGGCGTGACTCCCAATGAAAACTTTGAACTCATCCTCCGGGATGAAGAGGGCGCGGAAGTCGCGCGTCAGCCTGTTCGCTTTTCATCGCCATCACCGGATTCCGGCTTCGCCACCGCGTCGCGCAAGGTCAGCTTCGTGACCCCGGCACAGACGGCACGTTATACGTTGGAACTTTCCGGCCCGGGCACCGAAGCCACGCTGGAGGACAACCGCTTCAGCTTCACGCTGGAGGTGGTGACCACGAAGCTGCGCGTGCTCCTCGCCGAGGGAACGCATGCCAAACGCTCGCTGGGTTCCGAGGGGCACTTTGTGAATGACATCGAGATGATCACCGCAGCCTGCACCGGCACCGGAGAGATCGAATGCGTGACCTTCACCCCGGTGAGCCAGTATGTGGACAAGCCGAATCTCTTTGCCGTGAAGTTTGCCAACGGTGAGATGCTCGTGGATTCCTCTCGCCCCTTCCCCACCACGCGGGAGGAACTGCACAGCTATGACGTAATCATGGTCAGCGATGTGCCGGTGGGAAACTTCTCACCGGAGCAGATGCAATGGGTCGTGGACTGGGTGGTGGAGCGCGGGGGTGGATTCCTCATGGCGGGTGGCAATACCGCCTTTGATACCGGCAACTATGACCGCACCCCGTGGGAAAAGATCACGCCGGTGGACATGCTGGACTATGGCGATGGTCACTATGGCAAGGCACTGGAGGTCACCATTCCCCTCTCCGTGCGGACACATCCCATCTGGCAGATGACGCCGGATGCAAAAGAGAACGCTGCCATCCTCGATACACATCCGAAGTTCGGCGGCATGAACCGTGTGCGCCGCGCGAAGCCCGGCGCCACCGTGCTCGCCGTGGTGCAGGATGAACCCGAGCAGCCAGTCATCGCCGCGCAGAATTACGGACGCGGACGTTCCATTGCCTACCTGCCGGATCCGAATGGTGGCTGGGGTGAATACGTCATCCGCTGGAGCAGTGACAACGCGCCCACGCTGGGAGATCGCATTGAGCTGGGTCAGGGAGCATCCCTTACCACGCATCCCAGCGAAGCACGCGCCCCCGCCACTCCGCGCCCGCCACATCCCTCTCCGTACTACGCAGCCTTCTGGGTGAATACGATGAAATGGCTCGCGGAAAACAGCATCCGCTGGCGGCGTGACAAGCTCTCCGGAAAGATTCTGGCAGCACAAGCACGACCGGGCACACCACTCCCCGTGGCGGCAGAATTCCTCGCGGAGTCAGACCCTGCAAAAATAGCCGTGCAGGAAATTGGCGCGCGGCTTGATGTGCCCGGCAGCCCGCGTGTCCGCCTCATCTATGATCGCGATCGCCGTGAGTTCACCGGCACCTTGTCTGTTCCAGCGGATCTCACAGTGAAAGAAGTGCAGGTGCTTTTCGACACCACTGCCGGACGCGAATCACTCACCGATGCGGTGCATTGCGGAGTGCTGGTGCAGAACAGCGAATACACCCGCTCCGCACCGGACGTCACGCTGATGACGGAGCTCGCCCAGGCGGGTGGTGGCACGGTGCTCACCACACCCGAGTCTGCCGTCGCGGCGTGCCGTGCGGCTTCTGAAGCGCGGGCCGCGCGTGATGCACGTGCATGGCCGGCACCCATCTGGAGCCGCTGGCCATGGTGGTCCGCCGTGCTCGCGCTGTTGAGCCTGGAATGGGTGCTTCGCCGTGCGGGGCGCTACACGCCACGAACTCCTGTCTCCACCTCCGCATGA
- a CDS encoding trypsin-like peptidase domain-containing protein, which yields MNPNKPAALAGLFFLAGALMLHAEPSRMAAGQAAVAFAAPTGAAKVYTSDADLIDVVTPAVVSVFPARIVEGEDAKNPLDQFFNRDLSGPKGKGGDGGSRENERVQGVGSGVVIGPEGWIVTNSHVIHLSNGKQADAISVEFPDRRRYDAEVIGDDPLTDLALLKIKATSLPFLHLADSDGVRVGDPVYAVGNPFKIGITATKGMVSAVRRANLNLTTQGGYESYIQTDAAINPGNSGGVLADQHGRLVGINTAIWGAAGRFNVGIGFAIPSNLVRSVVSQLAETGKVERGFFGWQIEEPTRKDMEAAGLISMAGAKLSQVMENGPASSGGLKQGDIILAAAGQRVFSRGDLRFLSSLVKPGGTLPLTYQRGGKELIATLTAGRNESSAVAASTTFRLDALPGIDFRKAQGAITVAQIGKREKAKTGLAVGMDITEINGKPVTDFTAAQAALIEGVNRVKTRTGLEEQTLAIRLPMDAEQE from the coding sequence ATGAATCCCAATAAGCCCGCCGCACTCGCAGGACTCTTCTTTCTCGCGGGCGCCCTCATGCTGCACGCCGAGCCTTCACGCATGGCTGCGGGACAGGCGGCAGTCGCCTTCGCCGCGCCCACCGGTGCTGCCAAGGTGTATACCAGTGACGCCGATTTGATCGATGTGGTCACGCCAGCGGTGGTCTCCGTATTTCCCGCGCGCATTGTCGAAGGTGAGGACGCGAAAAACCCGCTCGATCAATTCTTCAACCGTGATCTCTCCGGACCAAAGGGCAAAGGTGGAGACGGTGGCAGTCGTGAGAACGAGCGGGTGCAGGGCGTGGGCTCCGGCGTAGTGATTGGTCCGGAGGGCTGGATCGTCACCAACAGTCACGTGATTCATCTTTCCAACGGCAAGCAAGCGGATGCGATCTCCGTGGAGTTCCCGGACCGGCGACGCTACGATGCGGAAGTCATCGGCGACGATCCACTCACCGATCTGGCACTGCTGAAAATCAAGGCAACCAGCCTGCCGTTTCTGCACCTCGCTGACAGCGACGGCGTGCGCGTGGGCGATCCGGTGTACGCGGTGGGCAATCCCTTCAAGATAGGCATCACCGCGACGAAGGGTATGGTGTCCGCCGTCCGTCGCGCGAATCTCAATCTCACCACGCAGGGTGGTTATGAGAGCTACATCCAAACGGATGCGGCCATCAATCCTGGCAATTCCGGCGGCGTGCTTGCAGATCAGCACGGAAGGCTGGTGGGTATCAACACCGCCATCTGGGGTGCCGCGGGACGCTTCAATGTAGGCATTGGTTTTGCCATCCCCTCGAACCTCGTGCGGAGTGTGGTCTCCCAACTTGCTGAAACAGGAAAGGTGGAGCGCGGGTTCTTCGGATGGCAGATCGAAGAGCCTACACGCAAGGACATGGAAGCAGCCGGGCTCATCAGCATGGCGGGCGCAAAACTCTCTCAAGTGATGGAAAATGGGCCTGCATCCTCAGGCGGCTTGAAGCAAGGTGACATCATCCTCGCGGCCGCGGGCCAGAGAGTTTTTTCACGCGGAGATCTCCGCTTCCTCTCTTCCCTGGTGAAGCCGGGCGGCACGTTGCCGCTGACGTATCAACGCGGAGGAAAAGAACTCATCGCCACACTCACTGCCGGGCGCAATGAATCATCCGCCGTCGCAGCGAGCACGACCTTCCGCCTGGATGCGCTGCCCGGGATCGACTTTCGCAAGGCACAGGGCGCTATCACCGTCGCGCAGATTGGGAAGCGCGAGAAGGCGAAGACCGGGCTCGCAGTGGGCATGGACATCACCGAGATCAATGGCAAACCCGTGACCGACTTTACCGCTGCGCAGGCAGCGCTCATTGAGGGAGTCAATCGAGTGAAGACGAGAACCGGACTGGAAGAGCAAACACTCGCCATCCGTCTGCCCATGGACGCAGAGCAAGAGTAA